The proteins below are encoded in one region of Hordeum vulgare subsp. vulgare chromosome 3H, MorexV3_pseudomolecules_assembly, whole genome shotgun sequence:
- the LOC123445703 gene encoding uncharacterized protein LOC123445703, whose product MRESSSPVSFQPQPSPVPFQPRLSLARENRSPAPFQEQSPERFQLRSSPARESSSPVSFQPPSSLGRETMPRRKSPIPYRHHPLGYTPHKLCLCNQPAGIFISWSQYPGRRYLNCMLPQSAKCKFF is encoded by the exons ATGAGGGAGAGCAGTTCCCCGGTGTCCTTCCAGCCGCAGCCGTCGCCGGTGCCCTTCCAGCCACGGTTGTCGCTGGCGAGAGAGAACCGTTCACCGGCTCCCTTCCAGGAGCAGTCGCCGGAGCGCTTCCAGCTGCGGTCCTCGCCGGCGAGGGAGAGCAGTTCCCCGGTATCCTTCCAGCCACCGTCGTCCCTAGGGAGGGAGACCATGCCGCGGAGGAAGTCGCCGATACCATACCGCCACCATCCATTGGGCTACACGCCACACAAGCTCTGCCTTTGCAACCAGCCGGCCGGAATATTCATTTCGTGGTCGCAGTACCCGGGGAGGAGGTACCTCAATTGCATGCTTCCTCAA TCTGCCAAATGTAAGTTCTTCTAA
- the LOC123442299 gene encoding endoribonuclease Dicer homolog 3a-like, with translation MYETALNRYSEDLLPGFFPIEEKNEYLVGTTGTKVTADSSIGVINKYCTTKRKELHGTTGVRALSVGQRYSDFVLLIGTNISNEAANLDNDLYLHDKMVKASASPCGLLELDVKQMEQAKLFQALMFNGLFGNTFDGVSDKKERKFNTFVKYFEETYGIVLRHPLQPLLALKPSHRPHNLLSSKLRDEGNHVKINVGTSPVNKTDSCVHMPPELLILLNLPEDILRAFYLVPSLMHRIETLMLASQLRSEISYEDSNISSFLILEAITTLRCSENFSMEHLELLGDSVLKYAVSRHLFLKFPDKDEGQLSSSRDDIISNAALYGFGIGHTIQGYIRDAAFDPRRWLVPGQLSIHHVPCNCPVDSEVVTRDIHVVDDKPIDIIGQTCDKGHRWMCSKTIADCVEAVIGAYYVGGGLRAALAVFKWLGIDAEIEEELIIQTILSAPVMTYPPKIDVEMLEAKLGYVFSVKGFLLEALTHSSQQESAERYSYQRLEFLGDVVLDILLTWHLFNNHKYTDEGELTDLRSALGNNENFAQVAVKHKLHQFLQHSCGNLADQITKYVNSFENSSMDKIKLLSDATLSGPKVNFELLCKEAVLKLFPAVTSWRYCNRRII, from the exons ATGTATGAGACTGCTTTGAACAGATATTCTGAGGATCTCCTCCCTGGTTTCTTCCCCATTGAAGAAAAAAACGAATACCTTGTAGGCACAACAGGCACAAAAGTAACTGCCGATTCTAGCATTGGTGTTATTAACAAATACT GTACAACCAAACGAAAGGAGCTGCATGGTACAACTGGAGTACGTGCCTTGTCTG TTGGTCAGAGATACTCTGACTTTGTTCTGTTAATTGGcacaaatatatcaaatgaagctgCTAATTTGGATAATGATCTGTATCTTCATGACAAGATGGTAAAAGCTTCAGCCTCTCCTTGCGGCCTTCTTGAGTTGGATGTTAAACAG ATGGAGCAAGCAAAGCTATTTCAAGCACTTATGTTCAATGGTTTGTTCGGAAA CACATTCGATGGTGTATCAgataagaaagaaagaaagttCAACACCTTTGTTAAATACTTTGAAGAAAC GTACGGCATAGTTCTTCGTCATCCTTTACAGCCATTACTAGCGCTGAAACCCAGTCATAGACCTCACAACCttctctcctcaaagttgagagaTGAAG GCAACCATGTTAAGATAAATGTGGGCACATCACCTGTAAATAAGACGGACAGTTGTGTTCACATGCCCCCAGAGTTGCTGATTCTCCTTAATCTACCTGAGGACATTTTGAGAGCATTTTACTTGGTCCCCTCTTTGATGCATCGTATAGAAACGTTAATGCTAGCCAGTCAACTAAGAAGTGAAATTTCATATGAAGATTCAAATATATCAAGCTTTCTA ATTCTAGAAGCTATTACAACACTTCGATGCTCTGAAAACTTCTCCATGGAGCATCTAGAATTATTGGGAGATTCTGTGCTGAAGTATGCAGTGAGTCGTCACCTTTTCCTGAAATTTCCTGATAAGGACGAGGGGCAGTTATCATCCAGTAGGGATGATATAATATCTAATGCTGCACTTTATGGGTTTGGAATTGGACACACAATACAG GGTTACATACGTGATGCTGCATTTGATCCTCGTCGATGGCTTGTACCGGGACAGCTCTCGATTCACCATGTTCCTTGTAATTGCCCAGTAGATTCTGAGGTTGTAACTCGGGATATTCATGTTGTTGATGACAAACCTATTGATATAATTGGCCAGACCTGTGATAAGGGACACAGATGGATGTGTTCCAAAACAATTGCTGATTGTGTTGAAGCCGTAATTGGGGCATATTATGTAGGAGGTGGCTTAAGAGCAGCTCTGGCTGTTTTCAAGTGGCTGGGTATTGATGCTGAAATTGAGGAAGAATTGATTATTCAGACCATCTTGAGTGCACCTGTGATGACCTATCCTCCGAAAATTGATGTTGAAATGCTTGAAGCAAAACTAGGCTATGTATTTTCGGTGAAAGGTTTTCTGCTAGAAGCTCTTACCCACTCATCACAGCAGGAATCAGCAGAAAGATACTCCTACCAG CGTCTGGAGTTCCTTGGTGATGTTGTCTTGGATATTCTGCTAACGTGGCATCTTTTCAATAATCATAAATACACAGATGAGGGGGAATTGACAGATTTACGGTCTGCATTAGGAAACAATGAAAACTTTGCACAAGTCGCAGTAAAGCACAAGCTCCATCAGTTTCTCCAGCATTCTTGTGGGAATTTAGCAGACCAAATTACTAAATATGTGAATAGTTTTGAAAATTCTTCCATGGACAAAATCAAACTTTTATCAGATGCCACATTAAGTGGGCCTAAA GTCAATTTTGAATTGCTCTGTAAAGAAGCAGTTTTGAAATTGTTTCCAGCTGTTACAAGCTGGAGGTACTGTAACAGGCGTATTATTTAG